A segment of the Camelus bactrianus isolate YW-2024 breed Bactrian camel chromosome 22, ASM4877302v1, whole genome shotgun sequence genome:
AGTAGCGCTCGGCGTTCGGCTGCTCCCGCCTGGGGCGGCCGCCCCGCGTGCGCCGGAGCCAAGATGGCCGCCTCCACCGCCCAGTGCCGAGTGACAAAAGCGGAGAGCAAGGCggcggcggggccgcgcgcgGGGGGCGCCCGGGAGCGCGCGCCCGCGGGGgcgccccagcccagccccccgAGCCCGGGCCCCGCGGCTCttcccgcgccgccgccgccgcccccacccccgccgccgccgccgccgccgccgcgggacGGGCCCAAGGCCGAGCCGGAGCCGGGGCCCGGGCCCGCGCCCGCGCCGGGTAAGAACCCGCGCCGGGGAGGGTTCGGGGAGGGCAAAGTCGGCATCCCGCCTgccccctgccgccgccgccgtcccCGACTCCCGCCGTCCAGTCTCCGggacttcccctccccccaaggcCCTCCAGTAGCGGGGACCCTGGGCCTCCTGTCGCGGCTTGCAGGGTCCCGGGAAGCAGAAACACACTCCGCCGCCGCCTCACGAGACCCTTACCCCATCTGACAGATGCCCCCTAAACCTTTTGGAGCTCCTGGATTGTCTCTTGCCACAGTCCCGGTCCCTCCCGCGCGGAAACCCACTCCAAGTCACTTCAGCTCTGACACGGTCCCTACCCCATCTGTCAGACGCGCCCCCTCCACCCGGATACTTTGACAAAGTCCTCGGTGTCCCAGGCCCCAGTGCCTTCCCACCTCAGCTTGCCTTCTTCTTGCCTCTGTAGGACTCAAACTGAGCCAAGGACCTGCCTGGCCCCCTACTCATAACACTAAGCTCCTCTAAGGCCCCTATCTGACACACAGTTCCTTCATCCTCAGAGCTCTCTCCATGCTCCGAACGCTAAACCTGGGGTTCAACAGGCCTCTCAGGCCCCTTTCTCTAAAGAGTTAGACCATGAAAACCCACTTTTGATTCCCTGTTTTCATATACACTTCACCCAGAGAAGCTTCCTGATCTGATGGATGCGTCAGAAACTTCCTATAAAGTTCTGTGATTCCCATTCTTTCTGTCTCCATTTAGGTCCCTGCTGGTCCAGGCTCCCAGTTCTTACATTACCCAACCTGGGACTCAGCTTGTGATAAGACCACCCCGGGGTCCCCACTTATCCCTGCAGCCCCAGCGCCAGCTGTCTTGTCTGGTAGAGATTCCCCACAAGTCCCATGGAgcctccttcctgtcctgggCTCCCTGCCTCTGCATTGCCTCTCTGGCCTCTGACCCTGGCCTTGTCTTACTGAATTCCCCTTCTGACTGCCGCCTACTCGCCCCCCAAGACTGACAGTTGCTCTCTTCCACAAATTCTGCCCAGAGAGATATTGTCTCTGAGAGCTGCTAAAATTGGAGTCTTGGCTCAGACTAGCACTGCGTCCCCTGACCTGTCTGTGTTCTGGTAGGTGGAAGCTGTTCCTAGTGTCCGCTGTCAGTTGGCAGCCTCGACATCCCTGCGTCACATTGGTGCTCGGGGTTATGGATGGAGCCTCAGCTTTCATGGGGTGAGCTGCATCCCAAAGTGAGAGCAGGCACCAAGGATGAGGAAGAAGGCTCCCATCACTACCACTGTGCCCCTGCCCTCAGTCCTTGAAGAGGTGGACAGCCCACACCTTGCCTGGGCTGAGCCTGTCTTCCCAACCTCACAGGCCTGGGTTCTGAGGAAAACGCAATGGTGGCCATGGACTTGGGCTCCCCCCCGCTCCCCAAGAAGAGCCTGCCTGTCCCTGGGCCCCTGGAGCAGGTGGCCAATCGGCTGAGCAGCAAAGTGGTTACAGAGGTTCCTCATAGCAGTAAGCAGGAGCTGCCAGACCTCAAGGGTGAGTGGTGCAGGTGGCAGGGATGCTGGTCAGGCTGGCCACACACTCAGGGAGCTCTTGGGCCCGGGGGGGTTAATGACAGGGCTCTAGATTGGCCACAGCTTTCACTTTGGCATCCCAAGGCACCAAGGAGACACCCAGCTGTCTTCTCTCTTGAGCTTTTGCTGCCCCAGGCATGCCATTGCCTTGAGCCTTGGTCAAGGAAGGGGCATCCAGAGAATCAGTGGGCATGGTCATCAAGAGCTCACACCCAGACCCAGTTCATTTGATGACTTTGACTGTCCATAGCTGTGTGATCTTTTGCATGCAACTGCCTTGTCTGTGCGTTGATTCTCAGGTCATTACTGAGTGgtgacaggcactgtgctggacCCTAGGGATGTGAGAGATGTGAAACAGACTTGGCCCACGTCCTTGGGGTCATTGAAGTTGGGGAGTTGGGAGgcagagaagcacacaggcaGGGCTCCACAGAGACCTTGGCTGGGACCTCTAACCTAGCATTTGAGGCATGAGTTAAGCTGCAGAGGGTGGCTAGGCTTTAGCTCTTTGAAGTGTGTGTCTGGCAGATCAGCATCTGTGTGAACCTGTTGCCAGGACACCCTTGTACACTAGAGTTCCGAAAGGCACTCCACTGGCTGGTCCACAGAAGGGCTCTGCCTCCTGCTGTGTGCCCTTGGCACAACTCTTCCCCATtctgtggctcagtttccttatttgcaaaCTGGACATTATTTGCAAAATGACCTTCATTAGGGTCATTTTAAGGGTAGGAGGGGGTTGATGGAAGCAAAACACTTGCAGAAAGCCTGAGTGGGTGGGGCCCCAGGGGAGGAGAAGTGGGAGAGCAGAGCCTGCTTGGCCTCACAGCTGGCTCTCCTGGCCTCCGTCTCGCCCTCTAGCCCAGAGCCTGACCACCTGTGAGGTCTGCGGTGCCTGCTTCGAGACACGCAAGGGCCTGTCCAGCCACGCGCGCTCCCACCTGCGGCAGCTGGGGGTGGCTGAGTCGGAGAGCAGCGGCGCTCCCATCGACCTCCTCTACGAGCTTGTGAAGCAGAAGGGCCTGCCCGACACACCCCTTGGGCTGCCCCCAGGCCTGACTAAGAAGTCCAGCTCACCGAAGGAAGTGGTCGCTGGGGCCCCGAGACCCGGCCTGCTTGCCCTGGCCAAGCCCCTTGATGCCCCTGCTGTCAACAAGGCCATCAAGTCTCCTCCCGGCTTCTCAACCAAGGGCCTTGCCCACCCGCCCAGCTCCCCACTCCTCAAGAAGGCATCACTGGCCCTGGCGGGCTCCCCTACCCCCAAGAATCCTGAGGACAAGAGCCCCCAGCTATCCCTGAGCCCCCGGCCGGCCTCCCCAAAGGCACAGTGGCCCCAGTCTGAGGACGAGGGGCCCCTGAACCTCAGTGAGTGTGGGTCCTGGGAGCCGAGGGAGGTCCTGGTGCCAGGAGGGACTTGAATTCAGCTTGGGCTATGGGGCTCAGGGTTGGGGCAGTGGGGACCGCAGCACCTGCGTCCTGGGTCAGCTGGGTTAGAGTGTCGATCAAGGTGCTGCATCTCCGTTGGGCCGGCCACGCTGCATATTTATCATCTGTCTCCCACTCCACTTCACTGTTCTTCCCCCAGAAGGCTGGCTGTGGCTACTGAGCCTGCCAGGGTCATCCTCGCCTCTTAGGGGCAGCTTTTGGCCTTCTCTGGGCCTACGGGTTGGGACAGTGAAGGTAACCAGGGCTCCTGTGGGGCATCTTGGATCCTGCAGGTAGAGAAGTGGTCTACCTGACAGGAGGCCCCATGGTTAGCCCCATCTTCACATCCTGGCCAACCTGTGCAGAGGTACCTCTGTGCCCAGGGGTGGAGCCATACCTCCTAGGCTGCCTGTGAGAATGGCAAAGAAGGGTTTGGAAAGAAACTCCCAGGCATGGTGAGCAGATTTAACTAGGACATCCCTTAGGAAGTCAGGCCTTCCCACACATTTGTGGGCATTAGAGTTGGGGGTGAGCCTAGGGTCTGGCCCCCTGCCCAACAGAGCACCCCAGTTGCACCTCATATTCCAATGAAGCTGCTTCCACTGctgtgctcccaggagcagggCCCTGAGCAGGTGTGCCCTTGGCTGTATGATGCTTGGCAGCCGGTGGGCCCCTGCTTTGCACCCCTCACCCACCCTGCACATCTCCTGTAGCTGGAATCTCTGGGAAGAGGGCCAGGGAGGATCAGATTGTTCCACTGGAATTTGGCCACTGCCTCTGTACCCCACATCCTTAAATTCCCTACACTCACCTTGATGCCAAGATGCAGCGTACAGGGCTTCCTGCTTCCCAAAgcctcttaaaataaaaatgtggcgCAAGTCTTGGACCTCAGCCAGCCTGGGCAGCTGAGAATCGCACCAGGCTCTCCCGCCTCAGTCCCTCAGGGCTGGCCAAGGTGGTGGCCGTGAACGCCCCCCTGTGTTTTGTCTCCGCAGCTTTAGATAGTGACGGGGGCAGAGAGCTGGACTGCCAGCTGTGCGGTGCCTGGTTTGAGACCCGCAAGGGCCTGTCCAGCCACGCCCGTGCCCACCTGCGCCATCTGGGCGTCAGCGACCCGGACGCCAAGGGATCCCCCATAGACGTGCTCCACGGGCTCATCAGGAGGGACGGCGTCCAGACCCGCCTCCCACCCAGGCGCCGCGTGCTGGCCCAGCTGGGGCGGCCTCCTCCCGCCTCTGCGGCCCTCTCCTTGCTCCCCCCACAACCGCCGGCCAAGAAGGCCAAGCTGAAGGCCGCGGGTATGGCCAGCCCCTGGGGGAAGCAGGACCTCTCAGCCGCCGCAGCCGCTGGCATTTTCTGGGCCTCTGATGTGGAGCCGTCTCCTCTCAACCTCTGTAGGTTCTCGCTTCagccgccccctcctccctgcggGCCCTGGTGCCCCTCCCAGGGGGGGGTCACAGCCCCCTCCCTAATCCCTCCCTGCTGGGGCAGGGAGTGGACAGGGGCCCTTAGCAGTGGACCGGTTCTGCCCAGAGATCTGTTGGCAGTCAGCTGCTAGGTCTACTCTCTTGGCCTTTGACCTCCTTGACAGACCTGCCCTGAGAACGAAGGCCAAGGGTGGGGTGCTGCCTTTTGGTGTGGAAGGTGCCCAGAGTTGCCCCTGGTCTGGATGGCAGGGCTGCCACTTCCTGCCCTCATCCTTGTCGGGATCCACAGAGCTGTGGAGTCTTGGTTCTGTCCTCCTCCGCCAGAACCGAGGGCCCACGTGCTCTCTGGATCCTCCCTTTGCTCCTGCCAGGTGTATGGCCCCTGCCCCACTTCTCAGTTCCCTCACTTGCACCTGCCCCCTGCCACCGCCCCAGCCCCTGGACATGCTTCTAGCCACGCATAGCCGTCCAGGAGACCCGCAGGTGACGATGCTAATGGTGCCCACAGTCCTAATTGCCCCTTTCTCCTGCTGCAGCCTCGGGCCCAGAGCCAGCACGTGACATCCGCTGCGAGTTCTGTGGCGAGTTCTTCGAGAACCGAAAGGGCCTGTCGAGCCATGCACGCTCTCACCTGCGGCAAATGGGCGTGACCGAGTGGTACGTCAATGGCTCGCCCATCGACACGCTGCGGGAGATCCTCAAGAGACGGACCCAGTCCCGGCCTGGCGGACCCCCAAACCCATCAGGGCCTAGTCCCAAAGCCCTGGCCAAGGTGGTGGGCAGCGGAGGTCCTGGCAGCTCGCTGGAAACCCGCAGTCCCGCAGACCTTCACCTCTCACCCCTGGCCAAGAAGTTGCCGCCACCACCAGGCAGCCCCCTGGGCCACTCACCaactgcctctcctcctcccacgGCCCGGAAGATGTTCTCAGGCCTCTCCTCACCCTCCCTGCCCAAGAAGCTGAAGCCTGAACAAATGCGGGTGGAGATCAAACGGGAGATGCTGCCGGGGGCCCTTCATGGGGAGCCACACCCATCCGAGGGTCCCTGGGTGGCACCTCGGGAAGACATGACCCCCCTGAACCTGTGTAAGTGTAACCCTGGGGCAGGACAGGGAGAAGAGGTCTCAGGGGTCTTACCCTTAACTCCCCTCATGGGTACCCAGAGCCCCCAGGGTTGAAACAGAAGGGAGGTACACAGGTCCAGTAGACAGGGGGCTAGCTGTGGGTTCCTGCTATGTAGACCCCCAACTGAGCTGCTTCTTGATGATTCTTCATTCCTGTGGGGCAGAACTGTGTCATTTGGCAGCAGCAAAAAAATTCTGTCTGTGCCATCTTTGATTGGTAGTGGCTACCATCTGGATTCCTAGGGAGAAAGACTGCAGGGATCAATTGGTGATGTCTGCCATGGGCAGGAGTATAGGTGCTGGTGATGGGTGTCTGAACTGTGTCTTCCTGATATTCGTGGTCACTAAGTGCTTAATATTTGGAGTTAAGTTGGAGTTAAGGTCTCAGCTGCTCCACAGTCTAGAAACTGACCTTAGgcagtttcctcttttggaagATGGAGATCAGCATGGTCCCAGCTCTGCACAGTTTTCTGAACTTAGCTTTAACACTTAAACAGAGCCCTGTGTATGCAGTAGTTGTAACATCCTCATCACTCACTTCCTTCCTGAACTGTTTCTATGTTCATCCTGCTCAGGCTGGCTGAGCTGCTGTGTGCTGAGCAGGTGAGGATGGTCCAAGCCTCTGCCTTAATGCTTATATGCATATCATGTCTGCTCTGTATCACATGCTTTGAACTGCTCCCACTTTAGGGACCCCTACTTCCACCCCAGTAACATGGGGAGGTGGttttcatctccattttgcagaggaggaaactgagtctcaggggAAGTGGCCCAGCATCACACGGGGTCACAGCCAAGCTTACATCTGAGCCCAGGATCTGGGCAGCCCTTGCTCCTCAATACTTCACTATATCACAGTGAGTCATCATGAAGCCAGCTAGAATTTGAGGTGACAGAACAAGCAGAAGGGCTGTATGATGTACACAAGGGCCTCTGGAGGCAGATGAAGGAGCAGGTCATTCAGGTCTGGGGCTGCGTAGATGGAACAGATGGGCACTTAACACTGACCTTGAGCTTAGAGGCTTCCTGCCACAGCCAccgcctccttctcccctccccggaCCCCCTGCAGCATCCCGGGCAGAGCCAGTGCGTGACATCCGCTGTGAGTTCTGTGGCGAGTTTTTCGAGAACCGAAAGGGCTTGTCGAGCCATGCCCGTTCCCACCTGCGGCAGATGGGCGTGACCGAGTGGTCTGTCAACGGCTCACCCATCGACACGCTGCGGGAGATCCTCAAGAAGAAGTCCAAGCCATGCCTCATCAAGAAGGAACCACCAGCCGGAGACCTGGCCCCTGCCTTGGCTGAGGATGGGCCCCCCACGGTGGCCCCTGGGCCCATGCAGGCACCCCTGCCACTGGCGCCAATGGCTGGCCGGCCGGGCAAACCAGGAGCTGGGCCAGCCCAGGTTCCCCGCGAGCTCAGCCTGGCACCCATCACTGGTGCCAAGCCTTCAGCCACCGGCTATTTGAGCTCAGTGGCAGCCAAGAGGCCCCTGCAGGAGGACCGCCTCCTCCCAGCAGAGGTCAAGGCCAAGACCTACATCCAGACTGAACTGCCCTTCAAGGCAAAGACCCTCCATGAGAAGACCTCCCACTCCTGTAAGCAGCGGGTGGCAGGGTCCCGGGAGGGCATCTGCCAGGGCCTGTAGGACTGGGCAATGCCGTGCACACACTTAACCCCCAGCGGGGGTCAAGGCCCCAGTGGGAGGCGGGACTGGCTCCCGACCTGGGCAGCGCCTTCTGGGTACCTTTGCTCCCTACGGGCTGGGGCTCAGCAGCACCCCCTCTGCCTGCAGCCACTGAGGCCTGCTGCGAGCTGTGTGGCCTTTACTTCGAAAACCGCAAGGCCCTGGCCAGTCACGCACGGGCTCACCTACGGCAGTTCGGCGTGACCGAGTGGTGCGTGAACGGCTCACCCATCGAGACACTGAGTGAGTGGATCAAGCACCGGCCCCAGAAGGTGGGCGCCTACCGCAGCTACATCCAGGGCGGCCGTCCCTTCACCAAGAAGTTTCGCAGTGCCGGCCATGGCCGCGATGGCGACAAGCGGCCGCCCCTGGGGCTGGCACCTGGGGGCCTGGCCGTGGTGGGCCGCAGTGCTGGGGGTGAGCCAGGGCCTGAGGCTGGCCGGGCAGCTGACAGTGGTGAGCGGCCTCTGGCAGCCAGCCCGCCAGGCACTGTGAAGGCTGAAGAGCACCAGCGGCAGAACATCAACAGTGAGTGCTGGTGGAGGAGGGTCATGAGGGCAGCAGGCACCTGCCAGGGCCCACCCGGCTGCCCCCTGGGTTCTCTGCCGCGCATCTGCCCTTAAGCCACTTTCCCAGCTGCTGTcccattcactcatccatcctCCATCCCACCTGTCCCCAATGTCCAGGAGGTGTCCAGTCACCAGCTTCCCTGACTTAAAATTCCCCACAGCATCTGTCCCTTGCTTGCTGAGGCAGGAACTTCCTCAGGGGCCTTGCCCTCTAGCTTACCTCCTGTTCCTCTTACCTTTCCCTACCACAGAATTTGAGCGCCGGCAAGCCCGCCCTCCAGACACCTCTGCGGCCCGGGGCAGTGAGGAGGCCAATGACCTAcagcagaagctggaggaggtGCGGCAACCTCCGCCCCGGGTCCGGCCCGTCCCCTCCCTGGTGCCCCGGCCCCCCCAGACATCACTTGTCAAGTTTGTTGGCAACATCTACACCCTCAAGTGCAGGTACGGAAcccccaggggagggagggaaggcgacCACCTGCCTAGGGCTTGGCTGTCCAGAGCCTCTGAACAGGACAGGGGCTGGTGGAGGCAAGAGATGTAGCCTCAAGGGCTGTCCTGAGTGTGACTGGACCTGGGCTAAGGGCTCCTCACAGACAGCAGCACCTCAGAGCTTTGGGCCAAGACCCTGAGCTTTGTAGCCAGCAAGACCTGGGTTCAATTGCCAGCTCTGACACCAGCTTGGTGACCTCAAGCAAGGACTTACTGCTCCATGCCTCAGTATtcccacctataaaatggggttgATAACAGACCTACCTAATAGatttgttacaaggattaaaagagttaaatatttataaagcactttaacTATGCCTGGCGCATGGTATGCACTTGGCAAGTGTCTgcctcattaagaaaaaaataggtctTAGTTCATTCTTACCAAAGTTCATGCATATTTCAGAGACCAGGAAACTGAGAGTCTGAGATGTGAGGTACCTGCCTCAGGCCACACAGGCCAAGTCAGAagtaggattcaaacccaagtctcTGGAACCATGAGCTTGGGTTCTGGCCCCTATCCTGTGAGGCCTCCCTTGGGACTGAGAGGGCAGGGAGCTGGTAAATTGGGTACATGACTAGGGTGGGTGGAAGTTAGGAGTTAGTGCCCAAACGCCCCTTTCCCTGACTCCTGTCCTGCTGTCCTGGGGCCTGGTGGGATAGGATCTGCTTCTCTGTGTTCTCTCACGTCTCAGAGCACATAACTGAAGTTAATGGTAGAGGTGCTTATACCCAGCACCTGAGCCAGCAGACTGCCCTAAGCATAGAGCCAGAGGCCTCCAGGGGACCCTACCATGACCCCATGATGGATAGAGGAAGCCGTACATGGGGGAGCATCTAGCTTCTGGGTCCCCCTTCCCTCAAACCCTGGGCTTGCTCTGTTCACGTTGAATAGCAGCAGGTGTGCCTGATGCTCAGGGCGGGGCCAGGGCTACGCTTCTGCCTCTCCTCACTGCAGTGGCCACCCCCTCTCTCTCTGTTCCCCAACACAGGTTCTGTGAGGTGGAATTCCAGGGGCCCCTCTCCATCCAGGAGGAGTGGGTGCGGCACTTACAGCGGCACATCCTAGAGATGAATTTCTCCAAAGTGGACCCTCCGCCTGAGGAGCCTCAGGCCCCGCAGGCACAGACAGCGGCGACAGAGGCACCCTAACACAAAAGCATTCCAGATCCCCTCTCGTGccacctctttctcctcttcctcctccctctcctccctctttcttttccgTTTCCAAAGGAGCAAGCCAAAACCTCAAACCGGCACCTTTCAGGGGCCGGGCACACTACAGCCGGGGCACCGGAAGCCAGCTAGCCACCCTTTCCCTAGCCCGAGGACTCTGGGGCCACACACAGGGCATCTTCCTTCAGCCCACACCCACCTGCCCACCCGGTTCAGCAGGGGCAGCAGCCAGGTCTCTGGTGGCAGCCGATCTGTTCACAGGGGAGGATGGCCAGCGCTCTCCCACGTCTAGCAGCCAGGCAGGGCTATGTTTGCCATCTGTGGCCATTTGCAAAGCCCCAGGGTCCCCTCCTGTCCCTGTGAATATCCTgtcacacacgcacgcacgcatgcacgcactCACGTACTTCGTGAGACCCGGGAATCTGCCCCAGCCCTTCAGTTCCCGAGTCGAACGACGACCACGTCATGCCACGGTGCTTGCTCAGGGGAAGGCACGCTCCCTATGTGGCCCGCTGCCAGGGCCTGGGAGCACCCCACTGAGCCCACAATGCCACGGAAATCCTTGTTGGCCGCCCCCCCAAGAGGGGCCTTCCCTGTAGGGAAGAGCTCAGAGCTGACAGCTGCCTCCTGCCATGTCAAGGCCCCCCAGAGCCTCGGGGGCTccggggcctgggagggggcgggggtgggactctcctcccccacccccatccccttccttcttttcacTGTTGCTTTCTATGTATAGCTCCCTAGacctttcacttttttaaaaacgcGTTTTGTGTAGAGAATAAGGAACGTGGATCTTTTTATTTTGCAGTCCTGGGCCAGCTAGAAACCGGGAGCTGATTGACCTTTTAACTTTTTTCAGTGGCCACATTTTGGTTATCAATGTACCTAGAAGTATGTAAATTAGATTAAatttctcttctggaaacaccccGGGGCAGGCGGCCAGCGTGTGTTTTTCTGTCGAGTGGACAGGCTGGCACTGTCTGTCTGGCAGCCAGGGCTGGGATAGAGCTGCCTCCGCCAAAAAGCCCCTGGAAGCCCTGGGTTTTCCCGTTGGCCGCCAAGCCCACCAGACCTGTCTGGGGATGAGCCCACGTTCTCAGCTGTTGGCCCTCGATGCCATGGCTGGTAGGGGGCCCTGGCCAGCTGGTGAAGCAGTTCCTGTGAGCTGAGGAGAGGAACCAGGGCCCTGGGCAGCTGGTCTGGGAAGGGAGCCAGGATTAAGAAGTGATTGAGGCCGGAAGGGCTCTCCGAGGGCAGGAGCTGTCCAGCGAGGGTGTGGGGGACTCGCTGGGGGAGGGTGAAGTACACAGCTGCTGGGAGCCTTCAGAGAGCTGGGACCGGCCTGCCTTCAAGACATGTGACTTATCTGGAGATACATGCAGCCTGAACATGACTAACAGGAGGGGAAAAAGAGAGCTGCTGGCTCCTTTtcaatgttatttattttctcgttctgcaaatgtttattgaacatttcTGAGATTTTAAGAGATTTTGTTGGCTGCTCCTTCTTGTTTATTGCATGTGGTTTTTCAGCTCATCATTTTCACTTAAATGGCCAAGGGCTGGAAAGTGGGAATGACCTCATGGGGCAGGGGCCTCCTCTGCCCCAACCTATTATCCTCGGCCCCCCACCGTGCCCCTGGCTGGGAAGGAGGGGCTAACAAGCTGTGATAACACGCCCAAAAGAGTGGTCTTGGCTGGCACACTTGGCTTTTCTGCTCGTGTGAGATCAGGACAAACGTCTTGCCTGGTGGAGAGAAGGCCTCTACTACTTAAGTCTAACCCACACTGTGGGTGGGCATGTCTGAGACTTTGAAAGTGGGGAGGCACCTCTTGGCATGAGAGTTGACCCAAAGGCaccttttctttaaactttttataaattagttaaaaaaaaaaagtgataaccAGCTGGATGTTAAAAAATAACTATACAAGCAGCACTTGTAAAGtgggagccccctccccacccacagtcGTAAGGTGATAGCTGTGTTGGTCCTTGAAAGGTTGAATGCCGTTCTTGCCACGGAGGGATCTTTTCCTAAAACTTGTGAGCACACCCTTTAAGCAATTCTACTGCCTCTCTTTTGGAGGCAGAATATTGAATGTTAATGAAGTCATCAAATGAGGGTAAAATATGGGTGTGGTACATGCCAAGAAGGAAGCTATAGGATCCAGGAGATGTGTCCTGGGGCCCTGCCTTAGTTTGGAGGACCGGCAGGCAGGCATCCCTGACACTGATATGAGCCCCACAGCTGGAGTGCACATTAATCAGAGTTATGTGCTTCATATAGGTAGTTTCTCAATGCATCATGATCCTTGTCCTATGTGGCAGCAAGTTCCGCATAAGCCCTGTTTTTGGAGGAGTTAAAAGATTTTATCATGGAGCATTCCAACCATACAAAAGTAGAAGAGTAAAATGAACTGTCATCTACTCATCAGTTATAAACTCATGTCCAAACTCTTCAGCTATAACCCCTCTGTGCCCTCCTCCCTTTCTGCCATCTGAATTATGGTGAAACACATCCTGGTCATCCGATCaattaatttcttaatatttcagCATATTTCTCTGAAGGATATGGACTCTTAAAAGTGCCATTGTTAAACTAAAGAAATGGACAATTCCTTAATATCAGAAAGTCAGCTGTAACATACTTTTAAGTAAAACAAGATGCACAAGTCATATAGCTTGATAAATTGTCACAAACACGTTAAGTACAATTTTCAGTGTCTGCAGCTTTGTCAAGTCATCTCTTAGAAGTTGTAAGAGGTCTCTGACAGTAGATTCCACACATCTACTGCCCATCTTGGCTAGGCTGTAGGATCTCTAAAGTCCAGAACAAACCAAGAGGAGTTTAGAGGGGAAGCTCCAGCTTTAACACTTAAGTGTCagggaccttgagcaagtcatgaATTCCAAGACTCAGTCTTCTTATCTTTTAAATGGGAATTTCCCCCTGCTTTTCCTTTAATACGGTTGCCATCTTACATGACATACTAGTAGGTGCCTTCTTAATAGCATCTAATCTACTTTTTCGTTGCGCCAGTGGACATCCTAGAATAGAATTAAATGGGAATTTTTACAAAAAGTTTCCTCGCAGATATGAGGAAGCGTTTTATATgataaaacaaatgtatttattacatatataatgtaaacatgctatttaaatatatttgtaatcGTTGTGTAACGGTTGATAACAAAACATAACATTTCTTTAGCATACCTAGCACTGGACTGATTTCTTTACATACATTGTATGTTTGAACGTGTGCCCAGTATCTTGTTTGGCGCTTAGTTGTAATTTTCATTCCAATATGGCTACCGTGTTCATTTTGGAGCTGAAggcagagaagttaagaaaaagCCTAGGTTGGCACAGCACCCACAGTGGAAGAGCTGGCCCTGGTGCAGAGCCCTTCGTTGCAGACCCGGCTCCCTCTGGCGGGCCTCCAAGGTACAGGCCTTTCTCCATCTCCGCCTCGCTTGGGCCTCAAGTCTTTCCGTAG
Coding sequences within it:
- the WIZ gene encoding protein Wiz isoform X5 codes for the protein MDGPLAGGLAAPDRPRGPERLPGPAPREDIEGGAEVAEGEGCIFRSTHYLPVTKEGPRDILDGRGGISVANFDPGTFSLMRCDFCGAGFDTRAGLSSHARAHLRDFGITNWELTVSPINILQELLATSATERPPSPLCREPGMPPSGFLTSRRPRLPLPVPFPPTWAEDPGPAYGDGLGSEENAMVAMDLGSPPLPKKSLPVPGPLEQVANRLSSKVVTEVPHSSKQELPDLKAQSLTTCEVCGACFETRKGLSSHARSHLRQLGVAESESSGAPIDLLYELVKQKGLPDTPLGLPPGLTKKSSSPKEVVAGAPRPGLLALAKPLDAPAVNKAIKSPPGFSTKGLAHPPSSPLLKKASLALAGSPTPKNPEDKSPQLSLSPRPASPKAQWPQSEDEGPLNLTLDSDGGRELDCQLCGAWFETRKGLSSHARAHLRHLGVSDPDAKGSPIDVLHGLIRRDGVQTRLPPRRRVLAQLGRPPPASAALSLLPPQPPAKKAKLKAAGMASPWGKQDLSAAAAAGIFWASDVEPSPLNLSSGPEPARDIRCEFCGEFFENRKGLSSHARSHLRQMGVTEWYVNGSPIDTLREILKRRTQSRPGGPPNPSGPSPKALAKVVGSGGPGSSLETRSPADLHLSPLAKKLPPPPGSPLGHSPTASPPPTARKMFSGLSSPSLPKKLKPEQMRVEIKREMLPGALHGEPHPSEGPWVAPREDMTPLNLSSRAEPVRDIRCEFCGEFFENRKGLSSHARSHLRQMGVTEWSVNGSPIDTLREILKKKSKPCLIKKEPPAGDLAPALAEDGPPTVAPGPMQAPLPLAPMAGRPGKPGAGPAQVPRELSLAPITGAKPSATGYLSSVAAKRPLQEDRLLPAEVKAKTYIQTELPFKAKTLHEKTSHSSTEACCELCGLYFENRKALASHARAHLRQFGVTEWCVNGSPIETLSEWIKHRPQKVGAYRSYIQGGRPFTKKFRSAGHGRDGDKRPPLGLAPGGLAVVGRSAGGEPGPEAGRAADSGERPLAASPPGTVKAEEHQRQNINKFERRQARPPDTSAARGSEEANDLQQKLEEVRQPPPRVRPVPSLVPRPPQTSLVKFVGNIYTLKCRFCEVEFQGPLSIQEEWVRHLQRHILEMNFSKVDPPPEEPQAPQAQTAATEAP
- the WIZ gene encoding protein Wiz isoform X9, coding for MGNPIPASAKPSPVPPPPPIGSAAVANFDPGTFSLMRCDFCGAGFDTRAGLSSHARAHLRDFGITNWELTVSPINILQELLATSATERPPSPLCREPGMPPSGFLTSRRPRLPLPVPFPPTWAEDPGPAYGDAQSLTTCEVCGACFETRKGLSSHARSHLRQLGVAESESSGAPIDLLYELVKQKGLPDTPLGLPPGLTKKSSSPKEVVAGAPRPGLLALAKPLDAPAVNKAIKSPPGFSTKGLAHPPSSPLLKKASLALAGSPTPKNPEDKSPQLSLSPRPASPKAQWPQSEDEGPLNLTLDSDGGRELDCQLCGAWFETRKGLSSHARAHLRHLGVSDPDAKGSPIDVLHGLIRRDGVQTRLPPRRRVLAQLGRPPPASAALSLLPPQPPAKKAKLKAAGMASPWGKQDLSAAAAAGIFWASDVEPSPLNLSSGPEPARDIRCEFCGEFFENRKGLSSHARSHLRQMGVTEWYVNGSPIDTLREILKRRTQSRPGGPPNPSGPSPKALAKVVGSGGPGSSLETRSPADLHLSPLAKKLPPPPGSPLGHSPTASPPPTARKMFSGLSSPSLPKKLKPEQMRVEIKREMLPGALHGEPHPSEGPWVAPREDMTPLNLSSRAEPVRDIRCEFCGEFFENRKGLSSHARSHLRQMGVTEWSVNGSPIDTLREILKKKSKPCLIKKEPPAGDLAPALAEDGPPTVAPGPMQAPLPLAPMAGRPGKPGAGPAQVPRELSLAPITGAKPSATGYLSSVAAKRPLQEDRLLPAEVKAKTYIQTELPFKAKTLHEKTSHSSTEACCELCGLYFENRKALASHARAHLRQFGVTEWCVNGSPIETLSEWIKHRPQKVGAYRSYIQGGRPFTKKFRSAGHGRDGDKRPPLGLAPGGLAVVGRSAGGEPGPEAGRAADSGERPLAASPPGTVKAEEHQRQNINKFERRQARPPDTSAARGSEEANDLQQKLEEVRQPPPRVRPVPSLVPRPPQTSLVKFVGNIYTLKCRFCEVEFQGPLSIQEEWVRHLQRHILEMNFSKVDPPPEEPQAPQAQTAATEAP